A segment of the Streptomyces sp. XD-27 genome:
GACGAGCACGGACACCGTACGGTCCCGCACCAGCTCCAGGGAGAGCCGGATCTGGAGCTGCTCGACGTTCTCAGTCAGGTCGCGGGAGGTCATGCCCTTGTGGACGTGCTCGTGCCCGGCGAGGGCGTTGAACTCCTCGATGCGGGCCTTCACATCGTGCCGGGTGACCTTCTCGCGCTCCGCGATCGACGCCAGGTCGACGGTCTCCAGCACCCGCTCGTAGTCGGCGAGCGCGGCGTCCGGCACCTCGATCCCGAGGTCTTTCTGGGCGCGCAGCACGGCGAGCCACAGCCGCCGCTCCAGCGTCACCTTGTACTCGGGGGACCACAGGACGGCCAGCTCCGCCGAGGCGTAGCGGCCGGCCAGGACGTTCGGGATGCGCGGCTTAGCAGTCACGTGTCCTGATTCTACTGGCGGTTTGCGCAGGCCAGCGCCCCGCCCCGGTTTGTCGCTTGCTACGAACGCGGCTCCCGGCTCCCCGCACCCGTGCGGGGGTCCCGTGCGCGCCCCGCCGCACGCCGCCTCACCGCACGCCGCCCGCCGCCCCGCCGTATTGCGGCCCGTACGCTCAGCCCTCGTACGGCAGCAGTTCGGCCCGCTTCGGCGCGCGGCCGTCGCCGGAGGACCTGCCCGTCAGCCGCCGGCCGATCCACGGCACCAGGTGCTCGCGCGCGAACCGCACGTCGGCGCCGCGCCGCGCGGCCCACCCCGGCCGTACCGGCGGCGGCAGCGGCGCCCGCCAGTCGTACTCCGGCGGATGGCCCAGGGACTCCCACACCGCCTCCGCCACCCGCCGGTGCCCCTCGCCGGTCAGGTGCAGCCGGTCCTCCGCCCACATCCGCGGATCGCCCAGCACGTCGGCGGCGAACAGGTCCACCACCACCGCGCCGTGCCGCGCCGCCAGCGCGTCGATGTGCGCGAACAGCTGCTCCATCCGCGGCAGGAACCGCTCCAGCACCGGACCGCGCCGCCCCGGGCTGCGCATCAGCACCAGCGTGCGGCAGCCGGGGGCCAGCCGCTCCACGGCCTCCTCCAGCAGCGCGCACACCCGCGCCACGTCGCACTTGGGGCGCAGTACGTCGTTCAGCCCGCCGACCAGGGTCACCAGGTCGGCGCCCATGGCGGCGGCAGGACGGGACTGCTCCTGGACGATCTGCCCGATGAGCTTGCCGCGCACGGCCAGGTTGGCGTAGCGGAAGCCCGGTGTCCGGGCCGCGAGCCGCGCGGCGAGCAGGTCCGCCCAGCCTCGGTACGTACCGTCCGGGAGGCCGTCGGACATGCCCTCGGTGAAGGAGTCGCCGAGCGCGACGAAGCTGCTGTACGGGGCGATGGGGTGGGCGTTCTTCTGCATGGCGGCATGAGCATACCGCTCGGTACGTCGGCCTCCCCGGGCGCACCGTGGCGATTCCGTGTGCGCGCCGCGCCGCAGGCGAGCATCATCGCTCTATGGCGCTCGTGCACATCTACTTCGAAGGCGGTGCGCGCAACGGCACGACCGTGACCTGGAACCTCGAACCCGACGCCGATGTCTACGACGACAACATCTTCCGGCCGCCCGAGCTGTACCGCAGGACGAACCGGACCCGGGTGATCGGGCGGGTCGAGTTCACGGTCTTCCGCTACGACCCGTCCGGCAGCCGCTCGGCCCAGCGGCCGGCCTGACCCGCGCCCGGGCCGAGGGGGCGGCGACGCCTGCGCGGAAGGATCAGGCCACCAGCTTCCGCAGCAGGTCCTCCATGGTCACCAGCCCCGCCGGACGGCCGTCCTCGTCGATCACCGCCGCCAGGTGCGTACGGCTCCCGCGCATCGCCGTGAGCACGTCGTCCAGCGGCGTCGCGGCCCGTACCCGGGCGATCGGCCGCATCTGGCCGAGCCGGAAGGGCACGTCGCGCGGCCGTACGTCGAGCGCGTCCTTCACATGCAGATAGCCCATGATCCGGCCGCCGTCGTCGACCACCGGGAACCGCGAGAAGCCGGACTCGGCCGACAGCCGCTCCAACTCCTCGGGCGTCACCCCGAGCGGCGCGGAGACCACCTGCTCCACCGGCAGCACCACGTCCCGCACCGGCCGCCGCCCCAGCTCAAGGGCGTCCCGCAGCCGCTCCGTCGCGCGGTCGTCCAGCAGCCCCGCCTTGCTGGAATCCGCGACCATCCGGGCGAGCTCGTCGTCGGAGAAGGTCGCCGCGACCTCGCCCGTGGGCTCCACCCGCAGCAGCTTCAGCAGGCTGTTCGCGAACGCGTTCACGCCGAAGATCACCGGCCGCAGCGCGCGGGACAGGCCCACCAGCGGCGGCCCGAGCGCCAGCGCCGTGCGCACCGGCTCCGCCAGTGCGACGTTCTTGGGCACCATCTCGCCGAAGAGCATGTGCAGATACGTCGCCGCGGCCAGCGCGATCACGAACGCGACCGGGTGGATCAGCCCGTCCGGCAGGTGCGCCGCGTGGAAGACCGGCTCCAGCAGGTGCGCCATGGCGGGCTCGGCGACGATACCGAGCACCAGCGTGCACAGCGTGATGCCGAGCTGGGCGGCGGCCAGCAGCGCCGAGACGTGCTCCAGGCCCCACAGGACGCTGCGCGCCCGCCGGTCGCCGCGCTCCGCGTGCGGTTCGATCTGGCTGCGGCGCACCGAGATCATCGAGAACTCCGCGCCCACGAAGAAGGCGTTGACGACCAGCGTCAGCAGGCCGATCAGCAGCTGTACGACGGTCATCGGCCGGCCTCCCCGTCCCGCGCCTCGTCCCCCGCGCCGGGGTGCGGCGCCCGCAGCCGGGCCCGGGCCGCGCGGCGCCCCGAGGCGTCCAGCACCTCGATGTGCCAGCCGGCCAGCTCCACGGTGTCCCCGACGGCCGGGATCCGGCCGAGCGAGGTCGCGACCAGCCCGGCCAGCGTCTCGTACGGGCCCTCCGGGACCCGCAGCCCGATGGCCCGCAACTGGTCGGTGCGGGCCGCGCCGTCCGCGTCGTACAGCCGGCACCCGTCCTCGTCCGTGCCGGCCGGCGCCAGGTCCGGCGTCTCATGCGGATCGTGCTCGTCCCGCACCTCGCCGACGACCTCCTCGACGATGTCCTCCAAGGTCACCACACCCGCCGTGCCGCCGTACTCGTCGATCACGACGGCCATGCTGCGCTTGGCCGACAGCCGGTCCAGCAGCCGGTCCACCGTCAGCGACGCCGGCACGAGCAGCGGCTCGCGCATCATCGCGGTGACCGGGTGGCGGAGCCGCCGCTCGGCGGGCACCGCCAGCACGTCCTTGATGTGTGCGGTCCCCACGACGCTGTCCAGGCTGCCCCGGTAGACCGGGAAGCGGGACAGGCCGGTGGCGCGGGTGGCGTTGGCGACGTCCTCGGCGGTGGCCTGCGCCTCCAATGCGATGACCTGGACGCGCGGGGTCATCACGTTCTCCGCGGTCAGCTCGGACAGGTTGAGCGTGCGGACGAACAGCTCGGCGGTGTCCGCCTCCAGCGAGCCCTCCTTGGCCGAGTGCCGGGCGAGCGCGACCAGCTCCTGCGGGCCGCGGGCGGAGGCCAGCTCCTCGGTCGGCTCCAGGCCCATCCGGCGGACGGAGCGGTTCGCCGTGTTGTTGAGGTGGCGGATCAGCGGACGGAACGCCGCGCTGAACCCGCGCTGCGCGCCCGCCACCCGCCTGGCGACCGGCAGCGGCCGGGAGATCGCCCAGTTCTTCGGCACCAGCTCGCCGACGACCATCAGGACGACGGTGGACAGCGCGGTGCCCAGCACCAGGGCGGTGCCGGAAGCCGCCGACCGGGACAGCCCCAGGGCCTCGACCGGGCCGGTGAGCAGCACGGCGATGGACGGCTCGGAGATCATGCCGATGATCAGGCCGGTGACGGTGATGCCGAGCTGGGCGCCGGACAGCTGGAAGGTGAGCCCGCGTACGGCCTTCAGGGCGCTCTGGGCGCCGCGGTCGCCGCGGGCGGCGGCGGCCTCCAGCTCGCTGCGCTCGACCGTGGTCAGGGAGAACTCCGCCGCGACGAACACCGCGCAGGCGAGCGTCAGCAGCAGGGCGACCAGCAGGAGGATCACTTCGGTCATCGGTTCACCTCTGTCCCATGATCGGACAGGGCACCGGGGGCGCGCGATATCGGTCTGCCGGGATGACTACTGGGAGGCTCGCCCATGGGCGGACGCTCACACCTTTCACGTGGAACCGGAGGGTTGTCCACCCATGGTAAAAGATCGGCAAAGTGCGGTGCGGTGCGGAGCGCCGGCGGTGCCCGTCGCCGCATCAGGACACGAGCGGCTTCACCCAGCGGCTCCACTGCGGCTCGGGCGCGTACCCGGCGGAGCGCCACGCCTGGTGCGCGAGATCGTTGCGGTCCAGCACCATCGCGTCGCCGCGGCGCCCGCCGAGCGCCACGAACCGCTCCTCGGCCGCCGCCAGCAGCGCCGAGCCCACGCCGCGCCGCCGCTGCTCCGGATGGACGGCCAGCCGGTAGAGATGGCAGCGCCATCCGTCGAACCCCGCGATCACCGTCCCGGCCAGCTCGCCGTTCATCCCCCAAGCTCTCGACTCCGCTCGACCAGGGGGACCCTCATGGCCAGCAGCAGGGCCTCGGGGTCGCGCTCCAGCAGCCGGGCCACGCCGTCCGCGTCGTCGCTGATGCTGTTCCCCTCGGCAGCCACCTTCCAGAAGGCCAGTACGTCATCGAGGTCCGCGGGCGTCGCGGCCCGTATGTGGAGATCGGTCATGCCCCGATCCCAGCACGGCCCGCACGTCCCGTCGCGGCAATTTCGGCATGCCGAGTTCGATGTGATCCGGTACGGCCGGCACGTCGTAGCCGACTCACTCGTGCGCGATGGCGGCCAGCATGTTCATCCGGGACGCCCGCAGCGCGGGCAGCAGCGCCGCGACCAGCCCCACCACCACCGACCCGATCAGCACGACCACCATCGTCGGCCACGGCACGGCCAGTTCCTTCATCCCCTCCAGCGCCAGCACATGGTGCATCGTCACCCCCCACACCAGCCCCAGCCCCAGTCCCAGCACCGCTCCGAAGACCGAGATCACCACCGACTCCAGCCGGACCATCCGCCGCGTCTGGAGCCGTGACAGGCCGATCGCCCGCAGCAGCCCGATCTCGCGGGTGCGCTCCACCACCGAGAGCGTGAGGGTGTTGACGACCCCGAGCACCGCGATGATGATCGCCAGCCCGAGCAGCGCGTAGACCAGATAGAGCAGCACGGCGATCTGATCGCGCACCAGCTCCTTGTAGTCGGCCTGGTCGCGGACCTTCACCTGGGGATACGACGACAGCTCCCGCTCCAGGGAGCGGCGCAGGTCCCGCGGGTCGGTGCCGGGAGCGGCGTTCACGTACAGCGCCGAGTCCTGGCCGCCCGGCAGGTACCGCTCCGCCGTGCCGAGCCCCATCATCAGGCCGCCCTGGGAACCGAACCCGCCGCCGGACTCCGACTTGGCCAGCGCGCCGACCGTCAGCCGGGCCGTGCGCCCCGTGGAGAACGTCACCGTGACCGGGCTGCCCAACCTGACGCCGTGGTCGTGCGCGAACTTCGCCTCCATGCCGATCCGCCCCGGCGCCAGCGCCGCCGCGGTGCCACCCGCCCGGTAGTCGAGATTGATGACCTCGTCGAACCGCTGCCCGAAGGCCCCGCCATTGGTGCGGACCGACTCCCCGTCCGGCAGCTTCACCCGCATCGGCACATAGCGCTGCCGTACGAGCACCCCGAGCCCGTCCACCTCGCTCACGCGCTCGGCGACCGCCCGGGGGAACGGCCCGAAGGAGTTGGTCTGGAGCACGAAGTCGGCGCCCAGCCGCTTGTCGATCTCCTTGTCGAACGATGTGGTGATCGACGCCCCGGCCACCGACAGCCCGGCGACCAGCGCCAGCCCCACCATCAGCGCCGCGGCCGTGGCCCCGGTGCGGCGCGGGTTGCGCAGCGCGTTGCGCTGGCTCAGCCGCCCCACCGGCCCGAACAGCCTCGGGAAGGCGCCGCCCAGCACCCGTACCAGCGGCCGCACCAGCAGCGGCCCCGCGATCACCATCGCGATCAGGGTCAGCAGCACGCCGAGCCCCAGCAGGGCGGCCGCGGACTCGGTGCCGTCACGGGTCGCGGAGGCGCCCAGGGCGGCCGCGCCCGCGGCTGCGGCCGCCACTCCCGCGATGGCGCGGATCCGCAGGGGACGGCCGACCCCCGCCACCTCGGTGTCGGCGAGCGCCGCCATCGGGGAGACCCGGGCCGCGCGGCGGGACGGCAGATAGGCGGCGACGAGCGTGACCCCCAGGCCCACGACGTACGCGGCCACGGGCGTCGCCGGACGGAACGCCAGGTCCGCCGCGTCGAGGTTCATCCCGAGCAGCCCCAGCAGCTCGATCAGGGCGATCGCCAGCCCCACCCCGGCCGCGAGCCCCACGGTGGAGCCGGACACACCGAGCAGCAGCGCCTCGGCGAGCACCGAGCGGCGCACCTGGCGGCGGTCGGCGCCGAGCGCCCGCAGCAGCCCCAGTTCGCGCGTGCGCTGGGCGATCAGCATCGAGAACGTGTTGACGATCAGGAACACCCCGACGAGCACCGCGACACCCGCGAAGCCCAGCATCACGTACTTGATGACGTCCAGGAACTCGCCGAACGTGGCGGCGTCCGACTCCGCCTGCTCCGCCCGGGTCCGCAGCTCGTAGCGGTCCGCACCCCCGTCCTTCCCGCCGTCGAGCGCGGCGGCGACCCGGCGCTTGAGCGTCTCGTCCGCAACGCCCGGGGCCGCGTCGACCTTGATGGAGGACGCCGCGTCCGGATCACCCAGCAGCCGCCGCTGGGCGGTCGGGGTGTCCACGTAGATCAGCGTGGCACCGGGGTTGGTGGTGGTGAACGCGGCGATGCCGGTGACCTTCACCGGGAAGGTGCCGGGGGCGGCGATGATCCGCAGCGTGTCGCCGATCTCCACGTGCGCGCGGTCCGCGGTGTCCGCGTCGATGACCGCCTGCCCGGCCCGGCGCGGTGCGTGCCCGCTGGTCAGCCGCACCGGCGTCTCCTTGCCGGGGTTCCAGTCGGTGGCCAGCGTCGGGGCGTTGGCGGTGGTCCTGACCTCCTTGTCGCGCGCGTTGATGACGGTGACGTTCTCCACGGTGGCGTCCACCCGCGCCGCCGCCACACCGGGGACGCCGGAGAGCCGCTCCGCGAGCGAGGCCGGCAGCGTCGGCGTCCGGCCCGCGCCGTAGCGGCTGTTCTCGGCGAACGCGGACTTCGGCGACACCGTGACATCGGAGGCCGACGACCGGAACAGCTCGTCGAACGTGCGGTTGACGGTGTCGGAGAAGATGAGGCTGCCGACGACGAACGCGACCGACAGCACGACCGCGAGCGCGGAGAGCAGCAACCGCCCCTTGTGCGCGAGGAAACTGCGCAGCGTCGCCCGGAGCATGACCGCCCCTCAGCCCTCTCCGCCGCCGGCCGCGGCGCCGGGACCCGGGTTGCCGGGCCGGGGAAGCGGGTCCGGGCCCGGAAGGCGAGGCGGGCCCGGCGCCCGAGGAGAGCCGCCGCATCCGCTCCAGCACCGCCTCCGCGGTCGGGTCCGCCATCCGGTCCACGATGCGGCCGTCGCCGAGGAACAGCACCAGGTCGGCGTGGGCGGCGGCCGACGGGTCGTGGGTGACCATGACCACGGTCTGGCCGAGCCGGTCGACGGCCTCGCGCAGGAACCGCAGCACCTCCAGCCCCGAGCGCGAGTCCAGGTTGCCCGTCGGTTCGTCCGCGAAGATCAGCTCGGGGCGCGAGGCCAGGGCGCGGGCGCACGCCACGCGCTGCTGCTGCCCGCCCGAGAGCTGCCCTGGCCGGTGGTCCAGCCGGTCCCGCAGCCCCAGGGTGTCGATGACCCGGTCCAGCCACGCGGGATCCGGCCGGCGCCCGGCGATGTCCATGGGCAGCGTGATGTTCTCGGCGGCCGTCAGCGTCGGCAGCAGGTTGTACGACTGGAACACGAACCCCACCCGGTCGCGGCGCAGCCGGGTCAGCTCCCGGTCGCCCAGCCCGGTGATCTCGGTCGACCCCAGCCACACCTGTCCGGCGGAGACCGTGTCGAGACCGGCCAGGCAGTGCATCAGCGTCGACTTGCCCGAGCCGGACGGCCCCATCACGGCGGTGAACCGGCCCCGGGCGATCTCCACGTCGACCGCGTCCAGCGCCCGTACGGCCGTCTCCCCGGAGCCGTACGTCTTGGTGAGCGCCACCGCGCGCGCCGCGGCCTCCGGCCGCTCCGCGGCCCCGCCGGCCGTCGCTGCCGTCGCTGTGGACAAGGCGCCTCCCGCTCTCCGGTACGCGCACGTACGCGAGGTACGCGCGGGCGGTCGCGTACGAGCCGTACGCGCGGTCGCGCGGGGTACGCGCGACCATGAGCCGAGCGTAGGCGCGCGGACCGGCCGCCGGTATCCCTGTGGATAACCCGCGCCCGGCGCGTCTTGCCGGTGCTAGCGCCCGCGCGCTAGCGTAATCCTGTGGCGAAGACGCAGCTGAACGTCCGGGTCGACGAGACCACCGCGCGGACCGCGCGGGAGCGCGCGCTCCAGCGCGGCATGAGCGTGAACCGTTACATCGAGG
Coding sequences within it:
- a CDS encoding SGNH/GDSL hydrolase family protein, translated to MQKNAHPIAPYSSFVALGDSFTEGMSDGLPDGTYRGWADLLAARLAARTPGFRYANLAVRGKLIGQIVQEQSRPAAAMGADLVTLVGGLNDVLRPKCDVARVCALLEEAVERLAPGCRTLVLMRSPGRRGPVLERFLPRMEQLFAHIDALAARHGAVVVDLFAADVLGDPRMWAEDRLHLTGEGHRRVAEAVWESLGHPPEYDWRAPLPPPVRPGWAARRGADVRFAREHLVPWIGRRLTGRSSGDGRAPKRAELLPYEG
- a CDS encoding hemolysin family protein; this encodes MTVVQLLIGLLTLVVNAFFVGAEFSMISVRRSQIEPHAERGDRRARSVLWGLEHVSALLAAAQLGITLCTLVLGIVAEPAMAHLLEPVFHAAHLPDGLIHPVAFVIALAAATYLHMLFGEMVPKNVALAEPVRTALALGPPLVGLSRALRPVIFGVNAFANSLLKLLRVEPTGEVAATFSDDELARMVADSSKAGLLDDRATERLRDALELGRRPVRDVVLPVEQVVSAPLGVTPEELERLSAESGFSRFPVVDDGGRIMGYLHVKDALDVRPRDVPFRLGQMRPIARVRAATPLDDVLTAMRGSRTHLAAVIDEDGRPAGLVTMEDLLRKLVA
- a CDS encoding hemolysin family protein, with protein sequence MTEVILLLVALLLTLACAVFVAAEFSLTTVERSELEAAAARGDRGAQSALKAVRGLTFQLSGAQLGITVTGLIIGMISEPSIAVLLTGPVEALGLSRSAASGTALVLGTALSTVVLMVVGELVPKNWAISRPLPVARRVAGAQRGFSAAFRPLIRHLNNTANRSVRRMGLEPTEELASARGPQELVALARHSAKEGSLEADTAELFVRTLNLSELTAENVMTPRVQVIALEAQATAEDVANATRATGLSRFPVYRGSLDSVVGTAHIKDVLAVPAERRLRHPVTAMMREPLLVPASLTVDRLLDRLSAKRSMAVVIDEYGGTAGVVTLEDIVEEVVGEVRDEHDPHETPDLAPAGTDEDGCRLYDADGAARTDQLRAIGLRVPEGPYETLAGLVATSLGRIPAVGDTVELAGWHIEVLDASGRRAARARLRAPHPGAGDEARDGEAGR
- a CDS encoding FtsX family ABC transporter permease; the protein is MLRATLRSFLAHKGRLLLSALAVVLSVAFVVGSLIFSDTVNRTFDELFRSSASDVTVSPKSAFAENSRYGAGRTPTLPASLAERLSGVPGVAAARVDATVENVTVINARDKEVRTTANAPTLATDWNPGKETPVRLTSGHAPRRAGQAVIDADTADRAHVEIGDTLRIIAAPGTFPVKVTGIAAFTTTNPGATLIYVDTPTAQRRLLGDPDAASSIKVDAAPGVADETLKRRVAAALDGGKDGGADRYELRTRAEQAESDAATFGEFLDVIKYVMLGFAGVAVLVGVFLIVNTFSMLIAQRTRELGLLRALGADRRQVRRSVLAEALLLGVSGSTVGLAAGVGLAIALIELLGLLGMNLDAADLAFRPATPVAAYVVGLGVTLVAAYLPSRRAARVSPMAALADTEVAGVGRPLRIRAIAGVAAAAAGAAALGASATRDGTESAAALLGLGVLLTLIAMVIAGPLLVRPLVRVLGGAFPRLFGPVGRLSQRNALRNPRRTGATAAALMVGLALVAGLSVAGASITTSFDKEIDKRLGADFVLQTNSFGPFPRAVAERVSEVDGLGVLVRQRYVPMRVKLPDGESVRTNGGAFGQRFDEVINLDYRAGGTAAALAPGRIGMEAKFAHDHGVRLGSPVTVTFSTGRTARLTVGALAKSESGGGFGSQGGLMMGLGTAERYLPGGQDSALYVNAAPGTDPRDLRRSLERELSSYPQVKVRDQADYKELVRDQIAVLLYLVYALLGLAIIIAVLGVVNTLTLSVVERTREIGLLRAIGLSRLQTRRMVRLESVVISVFGAVLGLGLGLVWGVTMHHVLALEGMKELAVPWPTMVVVLIGSVVVGLVAALLPALRASRMNMLAAIAHE